A part of Dermacentor variabilis isolate Ectoservices chromosome 10, ASM5094787v1, whole genome shotgun sequence genomic DNA contains:
- the LOC142559698 gene encoding uncharacterized protein LOC142559698, protein MHLRSGKVKKGVVENHTHATTSTMPDKKDQGAPAQDMSSIIAQLTALLEHQTNLTPAASFRLQLAVPTYEGHTDKKSVADFLQGMQDYRDAQAITDDVLLQRVLLVALSGSATRWRRRQSFQCWTHFAQLLRAEFLPPDYVVRMKAELRARTQAEEESLQEYKRSYQELYERADASASETERVTRAIRQSHPRFQAYLRGRTFSSLDDLAKAASDIHAAMLAELTYQPPPPPQASLEPSCAWHGSQIISPGNMVPPPRALDPFIHRTFATQVRFRPPVREPATTLPGTRGCSRPVAAAAQSGAEGTRRSIPVCFQCGGRGHYKSQCPSPPGILQQGNDEGRRW, encoded by the coding sequence ATGCACCTACGTTCGGGTAAAGTCAAGAAGGGCGTGGTTGAAAATCACACTCACGCAACCACTAGTACGATGCCTGATAAAAAGGACCAGGGCGCGCCAGCACAAGATATGTCCAGCATTATTGCCCAGCTGACCGCGCTGCTCGAGCATCAGACAAACCTAACTCCAGCAGCCAGCTTCCGTTTGCAGCTCGCTGTGCCTACATATGAAGGCCACACAGATAAGAAATCGGTGGCGGACTTCCTTCAGGGAATGCAAGATTACCGCGACGCGCAAGCCATTACGGATGACGTTCTTCTTCAGCGCGTTTTGCTCGTTGCCCTGAGTGGGTCCGCCACCCGCTGGCGTCGTCGCCAGTCATTCCAATGTTGGACGCACTTTGCGCAGCTACTGCGAGCAGAATTCCTCCCCCCAGACTACGTCGTCCGCATGAAAGCCGAGCTTCGCGCCCGTACTCAGGCGGAGGAGGAAAGCCTCCAAGAATACAAACGGTCCTATCAGGAGCTTTACGAGCGCGCAGATGCTTCAGCATCCGAAACGGAAAGAGTCACCCGGGCAATCCGGCAATCTCACCCACGCTTTCAGGCTTATCTAAGGGGCCGTACCTTCTCTTCGCTTGATGATCTCGCTAAAGCGGCGTCCGATATTCATGCGGCGATGTTGGCAGAGCTCACTTACCAGCCTCCACCCCCGCCTCAAGCCTCCCTCGAGCCGTCTTGCGCGTGGCACGGTTCTCAAATTATAAGCCCGGGGAATATGGTACCGCCTCCAAGGGCGCTGGACCCATTCATTCACCGCACCTTTGCCACCCAGGTACGTTTCCGGCCTCCGGTCAGGGAACCTGCAACAACGTTGCCAGGCACTCGGGGCTGCAGCAGGCCTGTAGCGGCTGCCGCCCAGTCAGGCGCAGAAGGTACACGCAGGAGCATTCCAGTCTGCTTCCAGTGCGGAGGACGAGGCCACTACAAGAGCCAGTGTCCGAGCCCCCCGGGCATCCTCCAGCAGGGAAACGACGAGGGCCGGCGGTGGTGA